Proteins encoded together in one Acidobacteriota bacterium window:
- a CDS encoding ATP-binding cassette domain-containing protein — translation MTPLVEVKNLVKHFGRGGGLFRAKTIVKAVDDVSFVVNEGETFALVGESGSGKSTTGRCMLRLIEPTSGEVLFRGKNVLGYSGAEMRAARRDMQMVFQDPYSSLNPRMRAFTIVEEPLVIHSIGSKAERRARVADLFKLVGLDPAHLDRYPHEFSGGQRQRLGLARALALNPSFIIADEPVSALDVSIQAQVINLLMDLQDQLKLTYLFIAHDLRLVRHISTRVAVMYLGRIVEMGNTPEIFTNAQHPYTKALLSAVPATDPDAPRARIELDPALVSHDAPLRQVAEGHFAAV, via the coding sequence GTGACGCCCCTGGTCGAGGTCAAGAACCTCGTCAAGCACTTCGGACGCGGCGGCGGCCTCTTCCGCGCCAAGACCATCGTCAAGGCGGTGGACGATGTGAGCTTCGTGGTGAACGAAGGCGAGACGTTCGCGCTGGTGGGCGAATCAGGAAGCGGCAAGAGCACGACCGGCCGGTGCATGCTGCGACTGATCGAGCCGACGTCGGGCGAGGTGTTGTTCCGCGGCAAGAATGTGCTGGGCTATTCCGGCGCCGAGATGCGCGCGGCCCGGCGCGACATGCAGATGGTCTTCCAGGATCCCTACTCGTCGCTCAACCCCCGCATGCGTGCCTTCACCATCGTTGAAGAGCCGCTGGTGATTCATTCGATTGGCTCAAAGGCGGAGCGGCGAGCGCGCGTCGCGGACCTGTTCAAGCTGGTCGGCCTCGATCCGGCGCACCTCGATCGCTACCCCCACGAGTTCAGCGGCGGCCAGCGGCAGCGCCTCGGCCTGGCGCGGGCACTGGCGCTGAACCCGTCGTTCATCATCGCGGACGAACCGGTCTCGGCGCTCGATGTGTCGATTCAGGCGCAGGTGATCAACCTCCTGATGGACCTGCAGGACCAGCTGAAGCTGACGTACTTGTTCATTGCGCACGATCTTCGATTGGTCCGTCACATCTCGACCCGGGTAGCCGTAATGTACCTGGGACGAATCGTGGAGATGGGTAACACACCAGAGATCTTTACCAACGCGCAGCACCCCTACACCAAGGCCCTGCTGTCGGCCGTGCCGGCGACGGATCCCGACGCGCCGCGCGCCCGCATCGAACTGGATCCGGCCCTGGTCTCACACGACGCGCCGCTCCGGCAGGTTGCCGAAGGACATTTCGCCGCGGTGTAG
- a CDS encoding ABC transporter ATP-binding protein, with product MIETRDLWKTYVMGDEEIHALRGVSISIERGEYVAIMGPSGSGKSTLMNLIGCLDTPSKGTYLLNGKLVSEMNDNELARIRNEEIGFVFQTFNLLPRASALHNVELPLVYAGMSKTARLEQAKAAIEKVELTHRMSHKPNELSGGQRQRVAIARALVNNPSILLADEPTGNLDSKTGVEIMALFARLHEAGNTIIVVTHEPDIAAYAHRVIAIRDGEVARDVRQTPHGGEVHAAHT from the coding sequence ATGATTGAAACCCGGGACCTCTGGAAGACCTACGTGATGGGCGACGAGGAAATTCATGCCCTGCGCGGGGTGTCGATTTCCATCGAACGCGGTGAGTACGTAGCCATCATGGGGCCGTCGGGCTCCGGCAAGTCGACGCTGATGAACCTGATCGGTTGCCTCGACACGCCCAGCAAGGGCACCTACCTGCTGAACGGCAAGCTGGTCAGCGAGATGAACGACAACGAGCTGGCCCGCATCCGCAACGAGGAAATCGGGTTCGTGTTCCAGACCTTCAACCTGTTGCCGCGCGCCTCGGCCCTTCACAACGTGGAGTTGCCGCTGGTCTACGCCGGCATGTCGAAGACGGCCAGGCTCGAGCAGGCGAAGGCGGCGATCGAGAAGGTCGAGTTGACGCACCGCATGAGCCACAAGCCGAACGAGTTGTCTGGCGGCCAGCGCCAGCGCGTGGCCATTGCCCGCGCCCTCGTCAACAACCCGTCGATCCTGCTGGCTGACGAACCGACGGGCAACCTCGACTCGAAGACCGGCGTGGAAATCATGGCGCTGTTCGCGCGCCTGCACGAAGCCGGCAACACGATCATCGTCGTGACGCACGAACCCGACATCGCGGCTTACGCGCATCGGGTGATTGCGATTCGTGATGGTGAGGTGGCGAGGGACGTTCGGCAGACACCTCACGGCGGTGAAGTTCACGCCGCCCACACCTAG
- a CDS encoding DUF1295 domain-containing protein codes for MGFEGPANLLEWVLLASGLAAFVVMGIGLQKFFITPTPAERQAILFQESAIAVAVLHCVGIITRDSPGDSWTVTGIALYVLAVALFLAAVEATGDVMLPRAFAASEAATPLLTNGVYRLFRHPVYLAYSLAWAAAPIATHSPTLGVTALIMIVLHVIAARRQDRLLAERRGAEYRAYRRWWR; via the coding sequence GTGGGGTTCGAGGGTCCGGCCAACCTCCTGGAATGGGTGCTGCTCGCCTCGGGCCTGGCGGCCTTCGTCGTCATGGGAATCGGCCTGCAGAAGTTCTTTATCACGCCCACGCCCGCTGAACGGCAGGCGATTCTGTTCCAGGAATCAGCCATTGCGGTCGCGGTGCTTCACTGCGTCGGCATCATCACCCGCGACAGCCCCGGCGATTCCTGGACCGTGACCGGCATTGCGTTGTACGTGCTCGCGGTGGCCCTGTTTCTGGCGGCCGTGGAAGCCACCGGCGACGTCATGCTGCCCCGTGCCTTCGCAGCCAGCGAGGCGGCCACGCCGCTGCTCACGAACGGCGTCTACCGGCTGTTTCGTCACCCGGTCTACCTGGCGTACTCCCTGGCCTGGGCGGCAGCGCCGATCGCGACGCACAGCCCGACACTTGGCGTGACCGCGCTCATCATGATCGTGCTGCACGTGATCGCGGCGCGCCGGCAGGACCGGCTGCTGGCCGAACGGCGCGGAGCAGAGTATCGCGCGTACCGCCGCTGGTGGCGCTAG
- a CDS encoding ABC transporter ATP-binding protein, whose translation MTKAGRPGEAGWAGGDRSEPLLKVDNLTTVFDVTPRPVVAVNDVSFEIRKGETLGLVGESGSGKSVTAFSIIGLLQPPGRVAGGRVLFQGRDLATLPEPEMRQVRGAGIGFVFQEPMAALNPVMRVGAHIAEALIVHGLASRTEARDRAIELLRAVKITDPEKRVDDYPHQLSGGMRQRVMMAVALACKPPLLIADEPTTALDVTVQAQVLDLLRDMKQQFDLSLLLITHDLGVIAETADRVAVMYAGRIVEQGTVREIFHQPKHPYTRGLLASIPGGLAGSRLQAIDGTVPNLGSLPPGCSFAPRCGARMDVCATAFPPRVGAEHSVRCYLHGGHP comes from the coding sequence TTGACTAAGGCAGGTCGGCCAGGTGAGGCCGGTTGGGCGGGTGGGGACCGGAGTGAACCCCTGCTCAAGGTTGACAACCTCACGACCGTGTTCGACGTCACGCCGCGGCCGGTCGTGGCCGTGAACGACGTGTCGTTCGAGATCCGCAAGGGCGAAACGCTTGGGCTGGTGGGCGAATCGGGCAGCGGCAAGTCGGTCACCGCCTTCTCGATCATCGGATTGCTGCAGCCGCCCGGCCGTGTCGCCGGCGGCCGCGTCCTGTTCCAGGGCCGCGACCTGGCGACCTTGCCGGAGCCGGAGATGCGGCAGGTGCGCGGCGCCGGCATCGGCTTCGTATTCCAGGAACCCATGGCGGCACTGAACCCCGTGATGCGCGTTGGCGCGCACATCGCCGAGGCCCTGATCGTCCACGGGCTGGCTTCGCGGACCGAAGCCCGTGACCGCGCGATCGAGTTGCTGCGCGCGGTGAAGATCACCGACCCCGAAAAGCGCGTCGATGACTACCCGCACCAACTATCCGGCGGCATGCGCCAGCGCGTGATGATGGCAGTTGCCCTCGCCTGCAAACCGCCGCTGCTGATTGCCGACGAGCCGACGACGGCGCTGGACGTCACCGTGCAGGCGCAGGTGCTCGACCTGCTGCGCGACATGAAGCAGCAGTTCGACCTGTCGCTGCTGCTCATCACCCACGACCTCGGCGTGATTGCCGAGACCGCGGATCGGGTCGCCGTGATGTACGCCGGCCGCATTGTCGAGCAGGGCACCGTGCGCGAGATCTTCCATCAGCCCAAGCACCCGTACACGCGCGGGCTGCTCGCCTCCATTCCGGGCGGCCTCGCTGGCTCGCGGCTGCAGGCCATTGACGGCACCGTCCCCAACCTGGGGTCGTTGCCACCGGGCTGCTCGTTTGCCCCGCGCTGCGGCGCTCGCATGGACGTATGCGCAACAGCGTTCCCTCCCCGCGTGGGCGCGGAGCATTCCGTGCGCTGCTATCTCCACGGAGGCCACCCGTGA
- a CDS encoding methylmalonyl-CoA mutase family protein codes for MRNYAAPEDLAAFDPDTELAYPGEFPFTRGIQPTMYRGRLWTMRQYAGFGTAAESNQRYRYLLSQGVSGLSVAFDLPTQIGYDSDHPLAAGEVGRVGVAIDSIEDMATLFDGIPLDKVSTSMTINATSIILLALYIAVGKRQGVAPKQLSGTIQNDILKEYIARGTYIYPPHQSLRIVTDIFAFCEHEVPQWNTISISGYHIREAGSTAVQEVAFTFANAIAYVQAAIDAGLDVNSFGQRLSFFFNAHNDFLEEVAKFRAARRLWARIMKDRFGATNPRAQQLRFHTQTAGSTLTAQQPDNNIVRVAVQALSAVLGGTQSLHTNGRDEALALPTENAARIALRTQQIIGFESGVANTVDPFAGSYHIERLTNDIESGARELIARIEGVGGTLAAIEAGYIQRQVQESAYKAQLAIDAGEAVVVGVNRFQTEDKSTIEVFQVDPELEAQQVQRTRHVRQTRDQGRWQAALDEIARAAGTSDNLVPPIVAAVESHATVGEIADTLRGVFGEYREVSLD; via the coding sequence ATGCGCAATTACGCGGCCCCAGAGGACCTGGCCGCCTTCGACCCCGACACCGAACTCGCCTACCCCGGCGAGTTTCCGTTCACGCGCGGCATCCAGCCGACCATGTACCGCGGACGGCTGTGGACCATGCGGCAGTACGCGGGGTTTGGGACGGCGGCGGAGTCGAACCAGCGCTATCGCTACCTGCTGTCGCAGGGCGTCAGCGGCCTGAGCGTGGCCTTCGACTTGCCCACCCAGATTGGCTACGACTCCGATCATCCGCTGGCCGCCGGCGAGGTCGGCCGCGTCGGCGTCGCGATCGACTCGATCGAAGACATGGCCACGCTGTTCGACGGCATCCCGCTCGACAAGGTGTCGACGTCCATGACCATCAACGCGACGTCGATCATCCTGCTGGCGCTCTACATCGCGGTCGGCAAGCGCCAGGGCGTGGCGCCGAAACAGCTGTCGGGCACCATCCAGAACGACATCCTCAAGGAATACATCGCGCGCGGCACCTACATCTACCCGCCCCACCAATCCCTGCGCATCGTGACCGACATCTTCGCGTTCTGCGAACACGAGGTGCCGCAGTGGAACACCATCTCGATCAGCGGGTATCACATCCGCGAGGCCGGCTCGACCGCGGTGCAGGAGGTGGCGTTCACGTTTGCCAACGCCATTGCCTACGTGCAGGCGGCCATTGATGCCGGTCTCGACGTGAATTCGTTCGGCCAGCGGCTGTCGTTCTTCTTCAACGCGCACAACGACTTTCTCGAGGAGGTCGCGAAGTTCCGGGCGGCTCGCCGGCTGTGGGCGCGGATCATGAAGGATCGCTTCGGCGCCACCAACCCGCGGGCCCAGCAACTGCGCTTTCACACGCAAACGGCGGGCAGCACGCTGACGGCGCAACAGCCCGACAACAACATCGTGCGCGTGGCCGTGCAGGCCTTGTCGGCGGTGCTCGGTGGCACCCAGTCGCTGCACACCAATGGCCGCGACGAGGCGCTGGCGCTGCCCACCGAGAATGCCGCGCGCATCGCCCTGCGCACGCAGCAGATCATCGGCTTCGAATCGGGCGTGGCCAATACCGTGGACCCATTCGCCGGTTCGTACCACATCGAGAGGCTGACCAACGACATCGAGAGCGGCGCGCGCGAGCTGATCGCGCGCATCGAAGGCGTGGGCGGCACGCTCGCCGCCATCGAGGCCGGCTACATCCAGCGCCAGGTCCAGGAATCGGCCTACAAGGCACAGCTGGCCATCGACGCGGGCGAAGCCGTGGTCGTCGGCGTCAATCGTTTCCAGACCGAAGACAAGTCCACCATCGAAGTATTCCAGGTGGATCCCGAGCTCGAGGCGCAGCAGGTGCAGCGGACCCGCCACGTGCGCCAGACGCGCGACCAGGGACGCTGGCAGGCGGCCCTTGACGAGATCGCCCGCGCCGCCGGGACGTCCGACAACCTGGTGCCGCCAATTGTCGCCGCCGTGGAGTCGCATGCCACCGTGGGGGAGATTGCCGATACACTGCGTGGCGTGTTTGGCGAGTACCGCGAAGTGAGCCTTGACTAA
- the gpmA gene encoding 2,3-diphosphoglycerate-dependent phosphoglycerate mutase: protein MFKLVLIRHGESTWNKEGRFTGWTDVDLSDKGREEARAAGQLLKHEGYGFDLVFTSLLKRAIRTSNIVLDELDQLWLPVQRSWRLNERHYGALQGLNKAETAAKHGDAQVKIWRRAYDIPPPPLTADDPRHPSRDPRYKNLAASDLPLAESLKDTVARFLPYWNEAIAPAVRAGQKVIVVAHGNSLRALVKYLDDVSDSDIVELNIPTGIPLVYELDAALKPIRNYYLGDAEAAKKAATAVAQQASRQP, encoded by the coding sequence ATGTTCAAACTCGTTCTCATCCGTCACGGCGAGTCGACCTGGAACAAGGAAGGCCGCTTCACCGGCTGGACCGACGTTGACCTGAGCGACAAGGGCCGCGAGGAAGCGCGTGCGGCCGGACAATTGCTGAAGCACGAGGGCTACGGCTTTGACCTGGTGTTCACCTCGCTGCTGAAGCGCGCCATTCGCACCAGCAACATCGTGCTCGACGAGCTCGATCAGCTGTGGCTTCCCGTGCAGCGCAGCTGGCGGCTGAACGAGCGGCATTACGGCGCGCTGCAGGGCTTGAACAAGGCGGAGACCGCGGCCAAGCACGGCGACGCCCAGGTCAAGATCTGGCGCCGGGCCTACGACATCCCGCCGCCGCCGCTGACCGCCGACGACCCGCGGCACCCGTCGCGCGATCCGCGCTACAAGAACCTGGCGGCGTCAGACCTGCCGCTCGCCGAATCGCTGAAGGACACGGTCGCGCGCTTCCTGCCCTATTGGAACGAGGCGATTGCGCCCGCGGTGCGGGCCGGCCAGAAGGTCATTGTCGTCGCCCACGGCAACTCGCTGCGCGCGCTCGTGAAGTATCTGGACGATGTCTCCGACAGCGACATCGTCGAACTGAACATCCCGACCGGGATCCCGCTGGTTTATGAATTGGATGCGGCCCTGAAGCCGATCAGGAACTACTACCTGGGAGATGCGGAAGCCGCGAAGAAGGCGGCTACCGCGGTCGCCCAGCAGGCGTCGCGGCAGCCGTAA
- a CDS encoding ATPase, T2SS/T4P/T4SS family, whose amino-acid sequence MRKKLGECLIQAGLITEEDLQAALAEHKRTGERLGAVLVRLNLASERQIAKALAYQLGFPYLNLAENPPDTVTVTLIAKEVALKRSCVAVRLDKNLLTVAMADPLLFSLVQDLEFQTGYRIKQVVATRADILEAIAAGYPDKALMRTGSSQAGVLASRAARDPKASGESALIRRPDDDGLEPIAGLKERSEAAPIIDLVDLVVKSAIKAGASDVHVEPMEKGVLIRHRLDGLLKEVMDLPKWVHEGLIARLKIMAGMDIAEKRLPQDGRVRVATEEGRDVDFRASTLRTLHGEKMVLRVLDQNRGVPPLEELGFSAPALNDLRGFLKFQHGMILVVGPTGSGKTTTLCSALMAVQSERTNVITIEDPIEYQLPGINQTQVNEKIKLTFASALRSILRQDPDVILVGEIRDNETARIAMQAAQTGHLVLTTLHTDDAPSAVTRLTDIGVEPYVIASATIGVVAQRLVRRLCAACRRQYTPPPDTLRALNITEAEAANIPFYRPVGCDACHHTGYKGRIGIYEVMKITDRIRRMIAQRASEDAVREVAQSTGMLALGDDALAKVKAGVTTAEELLRVVTEVREMRSICPGCSGPVALDFVACPNCGRRLSGACPGCSRSLQPGWTFCPYCARGTEGRSERRLRERKVARELPAAGMTNVTEFKKGMP is encoded by the coding sequence ATGCGCAAGAAGCTCGGTGAGTGCCTGATTCAGGCGGGCCTCATCACCGAAGAGGACCTGCAAGCCGCTCTGGCGGAGCACAAGCGCACGGGCGAACGCCTCGGCGCGGTCCTCGTGCGCTTGAACCTCGCCAGCGAGCGCCAGATTGCCAAGGCCCTGGCGTACCAACTCGGCTTCCCGTATCTCAACCTCGCTGAGAACCCGCCCGACACCGTCACGGTAACGCTGATTGCGAAAGAGGTCGCGCTCAAGCGGTCGTGCGTGGCCGTGCGCCTCGACAAGAACCTGCTCACCGTCGCGATGGCGGACCCGCTGCTGTTCAGCCTCGTACAGGACCTCGAGTTTCAGACCGGCTATCGCATCAAGCAGGTGGTGGCGACCCGCGCCGACATCCTGGAGGCGATTGCCGCCGGCTATCCCGACAAGGCCCTGATGCGCACCGGCAGCTCCCAGGCCGGCGTCCTGGCATCGCGCGCCGCGCGCGACCCGAAGGCCAGCGGCGAGTCGGCGCTGATCCGGCGGCCCGATGATGATGGCCTCGAGCCGATTGCCGGGCTGAAGGAGCGCAGCGAGGCGGCGCCGATCATCGACCTGGTTGACCTGGTCGTGAAGAGCGCGATCAAGGCGGGGGCCAGCGACGTGCACGTCGAGCCCATGGAGAAAGGCGTCCTCATCCGCCACCGTCTCGACGGCCTGCTGAAGGAAGTGATGGACCTGCCCAAGTGGGTCCACGAAGGCCTGATCGCCCGCCTCAAGATCATGGCGGGCATGGACATCGCCGAGAAGCGGCTGCCGCAGGACGGCCGCGTCCGCGTCGCCACCGAAGAAGGCCGGGACGTCGACTTCCGCGCCTCGACCCTGCGCACGCTGCACGGCGAGAAGATGGTGCTGCGCGTGCTCGACCAGAACCGCGGCGTGCCGCCGCTCGAAGAGCTGGGCTTCTCGGCCCCGGCGCTGAACGATCTGCGCGGCTTCCTCAAGTTCCAGCACGGGATGATCCTGGTGGTCGGCCCCACCGGCAGCGGCAAGACCACCACGCTGTGCTCGGCGCTGATGGCGGTGCAATCGGAGCGGACCAACGTCATCACCATCGAGGACCCGATCGAGTACCAGCTCCCGGGCATCAACCAGACGCAGGTCAACGAGAAGATCAAGCTCACCTTCGCCAGCGCCCTGCGCTCGATCCTGCGCCAGGACCCTGACGTGATCCTGGTCGGCGAGATTCGCGACAACGAAACGGCTCGCATTGCCATGCAGGCCGCGCAGACCGGCCACCTCGTGCTGACCACGCTGCATACCGATGACGCGCCGTCGGCGGTGACCCGCCTCACCGACATCGGCGTCGAGCCGTACGTGATCGCCTCGGCGACGATCGGCGTGGTCGCCCAGCGGCTGGTCCGGCGCCTGTGCGCCGCGTGCCGGCGCCAGTACACGCCGCCGCCCGACACGCTGCGCGCGCTCAACATCACCGAAGCCGAGGCCGCCAACATCCCGTTCTATCGCCCGGTCGGTTGCGACGCCTGTCACCACACCGGCTACAAGGGCCGCATCGGCATCTACGAGGTGATGAAGATCACCGACCGCATCCGCCGCATGATTGCGCAACGGGCGTCGGAAGACGCGGTCCGCGAAGTGGCGCAGTCCACCGGCATGCTCGCCCTTGGTGACGATGCGCTGGCCAAGGTCAAGGCCGGCGTCACCACCGCCGAAGAGCTGCTGCGCGTGGTCACCGAGGTGCGCGAGATGCGCAGCATCTGTCCGGGCTGTAGCGGGCCGGTGGCGCTCGACTTCGTGGCGTGTCCGAACTGCGGCCGGCGGCTGAGCGGCGCCTGCCCGGGGTGTTCCCGCAGCCTGCAACCGGGCTGGACCTTCTGTCCCTACTGCGCCCGCGGCACCGAGGGACGCAGCGAGCGCCGCCTGCGCGAACGCAAGGTCGCGCGCGAACTGCCGGCGGCGGGCATGACCAACGTCACTGAGTTCAAGAAGGGCATGCCCTGA
- a CDS encoding diguanylate cyclase yields the protein MNREEAGVDQGIDVDLRRHVAQLLADRRDVIVADTVATFPLTSGSRRLDADYCIRLGNLVTRLLGDAILDSRLDSRGPGISELAAVVAEREVSPEQLFTFVHIAMGTGIDELSLDPRVGANTEPWPQTAQIVRRAAFDLLAAWTTRSVHMPLRSSIEDSLTTLHTRPVLDAVLPKECCRAERFEHWLSMMLIDVDDLSGLNSRHGYGVGDRILERMGILLRAYFRQHDWVVRYAEDTIAVLLPETTPADALTLADRTRVMVEDRLTFRDYRTDQRAAVTVSVAVTSARALEGEPIDHVRFVSEAEAALVRAKGGGRNRVEHVELLPRLISIEEATERLGTTLDGIETLVAEGKLEPVKAGRHVRLERAAVELMARASGSDRAR from the coding sequence ATGAACCGCGAAGAGGCCGGCGTCGACCAGGGCATCGATGTCGACCTGCGCCGTCACGTTGCCCAACTCCTGGCCGATCGGCGCGACGTCATCGTGGCCGACACGGTGGCCACCTTTCCGCTGACCAGCGGGTCGCGGCGCCTCGATGCCGACTATTGCATCCGCCTCGGCAACCTGGTCACGCGGCTGCTCGGCGATGCCATTCTCGACAGCCGGCTCGACTCGCGGGGCCCCGGCATCAGCGAACTGGCCGCGGTTGTCGCTGAACGCGAGGTGTCACCGGAACAGCTGTTCACGTTCGTGCACATCGCGATGGGCACCGGCATCGACGAGCTGTCGCTCGACCCGCGCGTCGGCGCCAACACCGAGCCCTGGCCGCAAACCGCGCAGATCGTTCGGCGCGCCGCCTTCGATCTGCTCGCGGCGTGGACGACCCGCTCGGTACACATGCCGTTGCGTTCGTCGATCGAGGATTCGCTGACGACCCTGCATACGCGCCCGGTGCTCGATGCCGTGCTCCCGAAGGAGTGCTGCCGCGCCGAGCGCTTCGAGCACTGGCTGTCGATGATGCTGATCGACGTCGACGACCTGTCGGGGCTCAACAGCCGGCATGGCTACGGCGTCGGCGACCGCATCCTCGAGCGGATGGGCATCCTGCTGCGTGCCTACTTCCGGCAGCACGACTGGGTCGTGCGCTATGCCGAGGACACCATCGCGGTATTGCTGCCGGAGACGACGCCGGCCGATGCCCTCACCCTGGCGGATCGCACGCGGGTCATGGTCGAGGACCGACTCACGTTTCGCGATTACCGGACCGATCAGCGGGCGGCGGTGACGGTGTCCGTGGCCGTGACGAGCGCGCGGGCGCTCGAAGGCGAGCCGATCGACCACGTGCGGTTCGTGTCCGAAGCCGAAGCGGCACTGGTGCGTGCAAAGGGCGGCGGCCGTAATCGCGTCGAGCACGTGGAACTGCTGCCGCGGCTGATCTCGATTGAGGAAGCGACCGAACGCCTTGGCACTACGCTCGACGGCATCGAGACACTGGTGGCCGAAGGCAAGCTCGAGCCGGTCAAGGCCGGCCGACACGTCCGGCTCGAACGGGCAGCGGTTGAACTGATGGCGCGCGCGTCCGGGTCCGATCGCGCCCGCTAG
- the eno gene encoding phosphopyruvate hydratase, producing MRIAEVRGREILDSRGNPTVEVDVTLDGGARGRAGVPSGASTGEREALELRDGDKTRYLGKGVRNAVGHINSAIGPAVSGKDFTQRSLDEAMNALDGTATKSRLGANALLGVSMAALKAEAAQQGKPLYAHIADLAGTPSTGSGQAPRYTLPVPMMNILNGGAHADSNVDFQEFMVMPLGFTSFSEGLRAGVEIFHALRSILKGRGLSTGVGDEGGFAPNLKSNRDALDVVMEAIGKAGYQAGENVFIALDPAASEFYAGDGRYELKRSGEGTFDSAAMVAMWADWARQYPIISIEDGLAESDWAGWRLLTQQLGDTVQLVGDDIFVTNPAILKKGIAEGVGNSLLVKLNQIGTVTETLDAMAVAGAAGYRCVVSHRSGETEDSTIADLAVGTAAGQIKTGSASRSDRVAKYNQLLRIEEELGSAAKYAGRAAIKQLA from the coding sequence ATGAGAATCGCCGAGGTTCGTGGCCGCGAGATCCTTGACTCCCGTGGCAATCCGACCGTTGAAGTGGATGTCACGCTTGACGGCGGCGCGCGCGGGCGTGCCGGGGTGCCGTCGGGCGCATCGACCGGCGAGCGCGAGGCGCTCGAGTTGCGCGACGGCGACAAGACGCGCTATCTCGGCAAGGGCGTGCGCAACGCCGTGGGCCACATCAACTCAGCGATTGGCCCGGCCGTCAGCGGCAAAGACTTCACCCAGCGCTCGCTGGATGAGGCGATGAACGCGCTCGACGGCACCGCGACCAAGAGCCGGCTCGGAGCCAACGCGCTGCTCGGCGTGTCAATGGCCGCCCTCAAGGCTGAAGCCGCGCAGCAGGGCAAGCCACTTTACGCGCACATTGCTGACCTCGCCGGCACCCCTTCGACAGGCTCAGGGCAAGCACCCCGCTACACCTTGCCGGTGCCGATGATGAACATCCTGAACGGCGGCGCGCACGCCGATTCGAACGTGGACTTCCAGGAGTTCATGGTCATGCCGCTCGGGTTTACGTCGTTCAGCGAGGGTCTGCGCGCTGGGGTGGAAATCTTCCACGCGCTGCGGTCAATCCTGAAGGGTCGTGGCTTGTCCACGGGCGTCGGCGACGAGGGTGGCTTCGCGCCCAACCTCAAGTCAAACCGCGACGCACTCGACGTGGTCATGGAGGCAATTGGCAAGGCCGGCTATCAGGCCGGCGAGAACGTATTCATCGCCCTCGACCCGGCCGCCAGCGAGTTCTACGCAGGCGACGGGCGATATGAGCTCAAGCGGTCAGGTGAGGGAACTTTCGACTCGGCCGCCATGGTCGCGATGTGGGCCGACTGGGCGCGGCAGTATCCCATCATCTCAATCGAAGATGGCCTCGCGGAATCGGATTGGGCCGGCTGGCGGTTGCTGACCCAACAACTGGGCGACACGGTGCAACTCGTCGGTGACGACATCTTCGTCACTAATCCGGCGATTCTGAAGAAAGGTATCGCCGAGGGGGTGGGGAATTCCCTCTTGGTGAAGCTGAACCAGATCGGCACCGTCACCGAAACGCTCGACGCCATGGCCGTTGCGGGGGCCGCCGGGTACCGCTGCGTCGTCTCCCACCGCTCGGGCGAGACCGAGGACTCGACGATTGCCGACCTCGCGGTCGGCACCGCCGCGGGCCAGATCAAGACCGGTTCCGCGTCGCGCAGCGACCGCGTCGCCAAGTACAACCAGCTGCTCCGGATCGAAGAGGAGCTCGGCAGCGCAGCCAAATACGCCGGTCGAGCGGCCATCAAGCAACTGGCATAA
- a CDS encoding J domain-containing protein, with protein sequence MKTHYDLLSVEPTADADTIKKAFRREIARYHPDKVVHLGPEFQEMAATRAAELTVAYKTLSDPVLRAQYDAGAAGVAPPPGAGAESAPPTPPPPTAEAHDPPPVESDSAEPPPPGKRLFETERAGRDVIVRRAITARVRGIVESLFGPVETPDVRGFDTALVPVAKPRFLGSHPPRVLLKVCDLADATAIAEAWNAASRSRVHAGKSPVVVLLCGRQLPPPGALRRALDGTARQRQAPGGPHEMVIVIVKIGDWSCHTQDDLPATVRKLIDRICE encoded by the coding sequence CTGAAGACCCACTACGACCTGTTGAGCGTTGAGCCCACTGCCGACGCCGACACCATCAAGAAGGCGTTTCGCCGGGAAATTGCCCGCTACCACCCTGACAAAGTCGTCCACCTGGGACCCGAGTTTCAGGAAATGGCGGCCACTCGCGCGGCCGAGCTCACGGTGGCGTACAAGACGCTGAGCGACCCGGTGCTCCGCGCGCAGTACGACGCGGGTGCCGCTGGGGTCGCGCCGCCGCCCGGTGCCGGGGCCGAGTCCGCGCCGCCGACGCCACCGCCCCCCACAGCCGAGGCGCACGACCCGCCGCCGGTGGAATCGGATTCCGCCGAGCCGCCGCCTCCGGGCAAGCGGCTCTTCGAGACCGAGCGCGCCGGCCGCGATGTGATTGTGCGCCGCGCCATCACCGCCCGCGTTCGCGGCATCGTCGAGTCCCTGTTCGGCCCAGTCGAGACGCCCGATGTCCGCGGGTTCGACACCGCGCTCGTGCCCGTGGCCAAGCCGCGCTTCCTGGGCAGTCACCCGCCGCGCGTGCTCCTGAAGGTCTGCGACCTCGCCGATGCCACCGCCATCGCCGAGGCGTGGAACGCGGCCTCGCGGTCGCGGGTGCACGCCGGCAAGTCGCCGGTGGTGGTGCTGCTGTGCGGCCGGCAATTGCCGCCGCCGGGGGCGCTGCGCCGGGCATTGGACGGCACGGCGCGCCAGCGCCAGGCACCAGGCGGCCCCCACGAGATGGTCATCGTGATCGTCAAGATCGGCGACTGGTCTTGCCATACCCAGGACGACCTGCCGGCGACGGTCCGCAAGCTCATCGACCGGATCTGCGAGTGA